A window of Cynocephalus volans isolate mCynVol1 chromosome 3, mCynVol1.pri, whole genome shotgun sequence genomic DNA:
gacaaacccactgccaatatcatcctgaatggggaaaagctgaaagcttttcctttaagaacaggaactagacaaggatgcccactctcaccactcctattcaacatatttttggaagtactagccagagcaatcagagaagagaaggaaataaagggcatccagattgggaaagatgaagtcaaactgttcctgtttgcagatgacatgatcctatatatcgaacagcctaaatcctctacaaaaaaactcttggaattgataaatgatttcagcacagtagcaggatacaaaatcaacacacaaaaatcagtagcatttcttttctccaatagtgaacatgcagaaagagaaatcaagaaagcctgcccatttacaatagccaccaaaaaaataaaatacttaggaattgagttaaccaaggaggtgaaaaatctctataatgagaactacaaaccactgctgagagaaattagagaggatacaagaagatggaaagatatcccatgctcttggattggaagaatcaacattgtgaaaatgtccatactacccaaagtgatatacaaattcagtgcaatccccatcagaattccaaaatcatttttctcagaaatggaaagaactattcagacatttatatggaacaataaaagaccacgaatagccaaagcaatgttcagcaaaaaaaataaagctggaggcataacactacctgactttaagctatactacaaagctataataaccaaaacagtatggtactggcataaaaacagacacactgaccaatggaatagaatagagaatccagaaatcaacccacacacttactgccatctgatctttgacaaaggcaccaagcctgttcactggggaagggactgcctcttcagcaaatggtgctgggataactggatatccatatgcaggagaatgaaactagacccatacctctcaccatatactaaaatcaactcaaaatggattaaggatttaaatatataccctgaaacaataaaacttcttaaaacatagaagaaacacttcaggaaataggactggacacagacttcatgaatacgaccccaaaagcatgggcaaccaaaggaaaaataaacaaatgggattatatcaaactaaaaagcttctgcacagcaaaagaaacaattaacagagttaaaagacaaccaacagagtgggagaaaatatttgcaaaatatacatctgacaaaggattaatatccagaatatataaggaactcaaacaactttacaagaaaaaaacaagcaacccaattaataaatggacaaaagagctaagtaggcatttctctaaggaagatatacaaatggccaacagacatatgaaaaaatgctcaacatcactcagcatccgggaaatgcaaatcaaaaccacactgagataccatctaaccccagttaggatggctaaaatccaaaagactctgaaagataaatgctggtgaggttgcggagaaaaaggaactctcatacattgttggtgggactgcaaaatggtgcagcctctatgggaaatggtatggaggtttctcaaacaattgcagatagatctaccatatgacccagctatcccactgctgggaatatacccagaggaatggaaatcatcaagtcgaaggtatacctgttccccaatgttcattgcatcactctttacaatagccaagagttggaaccagcccaaatgtccatcatcagatgagtggatacggaaaatgtggtacatctacacaatggaatactactcaggtataaaaacgaatgagttactgccttttgcaacaaaatggatggaccttgagagaattatattaagtgagacgagtcaggcacagaaagagaaataccacatgttctcacttattggtgggagctaaaaattaatatataaattcacacacacaaaaaaccgggggtggggggtggggaagaagatataacaaccacaattacttgaagttgatatgacaagcaaacagaaaggacattgttgagggggtgggaggagagggaggagggagggaggttttggtaaggggcaacaataatcaaccacaatgtatattgacaaaataaaagttaaaaaaaaaataaataaaattaaaaaaaataaataaataaaattacaactgAGAAGGCCCCCGCCCTGGGGAGGATATAAATTCATTTTGTaaggtcaaataaaaaaaaaaaaaaaaatccagacccTTATTTTCAGTAGTTTATTCAACATCTCCATTTGGTGTTCTACAGATATGTCAGATTTAAATGATCTAAATGGAACCAGCATAATTTTCTTCCTCTCTAAAGTCTCGTGTTCCTGTATTCCTTAATTGTTCACTTATGTGTTACTACCACCTGTTTCAGTTATTGATAGATGTATAACAGATCCTTAACTTAGTGATGTAAAGCAATAATCATTTTATCATGCTCACAGATTCTGTGGGACAGGAATTTGGCCAGAGCACAGCAGGGATATCTTACCTTTGTTCTGTGATGTTTGGGGCTTCAGTTGGGAAGACTCAAATGGCTAGGGGCTGGAATTAATCTGGAGGCTCTTCACTCACATGCTTGTCACCTGGACTGGGATGACTTGAAGGCTGAGTTCAGCTGGGATTGTGGATTGGAGTACCTTTACATGGCTGCTACATGTTGCATAGGCTTCCTCACAGCATCACAACCTCAATATAGTTGGACTTCTCACTTGGTGGCTGAGATCTCCAAGAGTTAGTGTTCCAGTGAATAAGGAGGAAACTGTATAGCCTTTTGTAAACTAGCGTTGGTAGCCAGGCTGGATTCTTGGTTGAAGTAGTCATGTGCTTTTCCAGATACAAGGAGAAGGGACATAGAGCTCACTACTGATGGGAAGGGTATCAAAAACTTTGAAAGGTTGACATCATCGTTGTCTTTCATCTCTCCCATTCCATTTCACTTCTGTATGTCACCAAGTGCTGGCCttttttattcaagaaatatttttttccctccattatGAGATTTTTATCATCTTTCACTTGAGAGTTTTCTGTAACCTCTTAATTGGCCTATTTAACCTCTCCTGCCTTGAATTAAATGATTGCTCATATTGATTGTAACATAGCTCCTACTGAATACAGGTCTCTGCCCAAATTGTTTAGCTTACTTCTAAAAGGCTGGTGCTACCCAGCTTTCTACTCTGTACATGACTTTGCTGGTGCTGCTCCTTTGCATTGACTGTCCTCTTTGCCTTCTTCACCAGTTCCTCCTCAGGTCTCAGATTGGATGTCacttcctctgtgaagccttcttAGTGGCCTCAAGTAATGTCACTTCCTTTTCTATtagttcatatatttatttatttttgtttttttttcatgtgtaaagTACTTTTAATGTTGAGTACATAAAATGCTGTCCCTCTATATTCATGAACCACACACTGTATTACAGTAAACCGAGTTTATATTCCACCATCAAGTGTGGTTCTCCCATTAGTTCACATTGTGATGGATCATTAAGAATATCTTCAAACCCAATAGTCTCATCATTACCCCTCAAAATATCCAGGGAAAGGTTTGAGCTTGAAAGAAACGGAAGATGCTGAACCTGCTCTCCTGCCTTGAATTCCATTTGTAATTTTAGTGGAGCAGACAGACCCTGGATGTTTCTCAGTGtggaaaaattcattttatcttGGTTgagctggaaatttttttctgataattcaAGAGGATGACTAGGCAAAAGTTCATTTTTCATACAAGAAAAACCTTTCTGAAGAAGATTATGACTTTCAAAAGGTCCACTTGCTGAAAGTTCAGTAACTGGAATACTGTCCTTCAGCTGAGATCCAAGTCCTCTGGCATTCATCTTCAACCCTGCTCTGCAAACAGCTTCTCCGTGTGGTTCTTGGTTCATATATTTATAACCTGCCATTGGAGTGACCATGACTTCCATGAAGTCAGAGATTGCGTCTTAAATCATCTGCCACTATTTCTTGGCCCATCATtacatattcaataaatgcttgctaaGTGATTGAAAACAGATTACACTTTGGTGGAATTTCCCAAAGGTTTGAATGAGttactgggtttttaaaaaatgtccataAAATTACCAAGGAGTCATTTTTGCCTTGGGAGGATTATGCTTagagaagatttttaaataatagagtTTACATGCTatgctttaacatttttatttcagttaaaaCATATACAGCAAAACCCAAAAACTTATGTTTGAAATGTTATTCTTATGTGCAAAAAAATTTAGGGAAGTGGACACGTATCAGACTTACAACAAGCTTTGATAAGATTAAAGgctatgagaaaaaaattgaaatcagaaCAGTATTGCTTTTGGTTGTGACATTTTAAAGCTTTAATTTTGGCcatgaaatatatttcacatgATAGATTTCATTCCAGCCTTTTTCCTTCTGGTCAGGAACGTGTGATAGTTCACTTTTGGCAGTTACACTGTGTGAAAGGGCTGGGGTCAGCATGGCTGTGCAGAAATGGGTCAATGAGTGTtcagatgaaagagaaaaaacacttttaaagagcctttgtttattgttggtgtaataaaacaaaataattataagcTTGAACCTCTTACCATGTTCTTGCTTCTTCCATCTCTCAAATGCTTTGCCAAATTAACCACATCAACCAATTTAGCGGAAAATGGATTGCTGTTTTAAATAGTTCTTTAGCAATTATTCTTAAGAAGCTTCTtcagaaagtctctctctctcttcttatctTCCCCAAAGGACATAAGTCTCCCTGGTACTTCTGTAAAAATCTTCAGTGGCTACTTAAAGAGAGCAGGCAGCATGTTCTACTTCAGGGAGTGATAAAGTACAACCACCTATTTTTCAGCGGAGCTGGAAGGAAGAACTCTATCTACTGTTActttaaaagatgattttattACTGTCAGGACAGATAACAAGCTAGGATTTGCTTAGAGCAATAAATGACAAGTTGGATTACTGCCTGTGGCTCTTAAACAATGTCACATTCTTGAATTAAGGGAGGAAATTACTCAGGTAGGTTTTGAAGGCAGTGTAGATCTCCAGCATGGAGATAGGGTTGctctctttagatttttcttaattAGAACAGGAAACACACGCTTTTCAAACTTTGGAACAGCCTTTGCTGTTTGGAACACCCTTTGCCAGTCAGCCCTGGAAATTGACCAACGCACTTCTCCTATCCTTTGGACTGTTTGGGGTGACTTAAATACAAGATGGCTAATGTGTCTAATCCTATTCTCCACatatgcattttctttaaaaattatttaaaatacagctAACTTAAGGGAGAATAGGATATTGTATCATGTTTCCATAAGGCTATTTAAAACAGTCTATGCAACTGAAGAGTATCCTGGCCAAGAAACATTAATGCAGATTCTCCTTCCTGATGGACTTAATTCCACTGGTTTGTGATTTTGTTGGTCGGCCTCTGTGCTTATATGCATGCATAtttatacattataaatatatttagtatttagaataacaaatgctaaatTTCCATTTACCTTCTTAGTGACGGAGAGGGACTTGTCATAAAAATAAAGGCATGGGAATTATTTTATCATACCATTGCCAAGTGAAATGTGGTCTAAGTGATGGTGTCAAGAGACATAAAGTTAAAAGCATCTGTGAGCAGTTAGGGTAATTAAATATTCAGATATTGCAGACATACTAGCACATCTTTCGAAATGACCAGTCTATGGCTAAAAAGTTCAGGAAGTTTTTATATTTATGGTAATCTTCAGATGTCTGAACCTTGACAGTTCCTCCTCTTCCCTTAGTGAGGAACTAGTGAACAGAGGAGAAAGATCTGAGCAGAAACTATCAGGGGAGTTACCTGGTGCTGATAGAAGAGtgttttttaattagttaatttaaaaattgaggtgaaattcatatTGGTAGAAGTGTTTTTGTGTTGTGAATGACACCTATTGCATTGTGAAGGGTTTGTTCCACTTTCAAGGTGTGACCATGATTGAAAAGGCAAAATGGGAACTTGGATGATGGAGGTTTCCTCTTGGTTGTTTCAAATAACATGCTTTCCTTTGATGTCCAATAAAGTCTATTTGtatgaaatgaaaatgtgggCTATAATACTCAGTTCTTCTACacataaaagtaattttattcaaTCATTACAGAATTTTCTGAGTACTTagcatgtgctaggcacttttcTGGATCCTGGAGATGTAGTGATAACAAAAGTCAGTTTCTGTCTTTATAGAGTTTGCAGTCTAGTGGAAGTGATATAATAAACATATACTTTGAAGTAGTAATAAgagttatgaaaaataataaagcattgaGAGGTGCTATTTTAGATAGGGTTGTCAGGGAGGGGATCTCTTGAAGACTTGCTGTTTGAGCAGAGGTCTGAATGCATTGGGAAACTAGGCCATGGGAAGGACAAAAGCCCTGAGGTGGAATCCTTTTGGATTGTTTGAAGAACGGGAGGAAGGTCAGTGGACAAGACTGGACTAGGGGAGAGGTAGGCAGAGGCATGTCATACAGAGCCTTATAAACCATGGTggaaatgtagatttttttttctgagtacaGCATAGTGGATTTTTGACCAGGGTAGTGACGTGGTCTAATTTACTCCTTAAAAGGATCCAGCTGTCATGTAGAGATTAGATTATAAGGGAATAGGAATGGAAGCAGAGATTAGCGAGTAGCTAATGCAGGAATCTAGGCTAAAGATGATGGTTTGGACGGCAGTGGTAGAGGGAGTGATAAGTATTTGGGTTCCAagaatattttgaagatagagccAGTAGGATTTGCTGATGAATTGGATGTGGATGGTGAAGGAAAgagatagttttgttttgttttttgtatagtaaaatatacataacagaaaattgaccattttaaccatttttaagtgaacaggtcagtggcattaagtacattcctactgttgtgtaaccatcaccgcCATCTGTCCTCAGAACTACCCATTCCCCtaaccccagcccctggtaaccaccaatcGACTTTCTGTGTCTATAATTTGACTtttctagatacctcatataagtggaatcatacgaaatttgtccttttgtgccttatttcacttagcaaaatgtttttagGGTTCATtatgtagcatatatcagaatttcatttgtttttgtgttctttggttttggttttagcAGCTGTGTGAATGGTAGTGAAATTTCCTGAGATGAAGGTTTTTGAAGGAGAGTTGGGTGTTAAAATCAGTTCTTGTACACATGTTACATTTAAAATGCCCAGTAGACACCCAAATGGATATGTTGAGTAAGTCCAAAGCTCAGTGGAGATGTTGGGGCTGGAGATTTAAATTTGGGTGTTGTCAGAGTGGGTATTTAAAGCTATGGAACTGAGTAACATCACCTCAGAAGTAAGAGTAGATTTGAGAAAATGGTCTTTTAACTAGTGATACAGTTGAAAATtgtgggccggccctgtggctcactcgggagagtgcagcgcttgcagtgccgaggccacgggttcggatcctaaatggggatggccgatgcactcagtggttgagtgtggtgcagaccacaccaagccaagggttatgatccccttaccggtcaaaaaacaaacaaacaaaaaaccccaaaacaaacaaagaagaaaattgaaaaattgacATTGGTTTAAAATGTTCTGATTCGTATAGCACATTGGTCTGAGGCAGTTGTTTGCTTGTTATTTCATTAGCCAATTCCATTATTTTCTTTGGCTTAAAATAGTGGTAACACAGGAGTTTTctgaggaattaaaaaaaaatttgtgtcaGGGTGAATTGAGTACTGgctaaaatgttattttccaaAGCTACACAGAATAGCAACTTTATCATAGTAGgaacaatttgaaaattaatagATGCTGGTGATGATAAGATAGAGGGGATTTGTTTATGAACAGAGTATTTTAGAGAGCAAACAACACCTGCGCATGACTAAGGGTGGCACTTATCCAGGGGAAGGACATTTGGGGGAAaatttgtgtacttttttttttttttttaacttcagagaggcttttttttttttttttttttttttttttttttttttgtctttttcgtgaccagcactcagccagtgagtgcactggtcattcctatataggatctgaacccgcggcgggagcgtcaccgcgctcccagcgcagcactctactgactgcgccacgggctcggcccagagagGCTTTTTAGTTAGAATACTgatctcttttcttctccaaagGATTAAGTTCAAAAGAAGGATCAGACCACttggtggggtgaggtgggggtggaggaaatATCTGGAACAAGAGGGATGTTTGCAACGATAATGGGGAAGAACTTTTCCTAGGCACTGTGGTTCATGGGCATTTGACCAAGTACTTCAGAGGCAAATCTTAGTATTActtgttttttctccatttaatgaGAATTGCTCAGCTTGATTAAATCCCCATTATGTCTTTGCAGTGGACACACCACAGAGCTTGTGAATAccaattcttttaaaagaatttttcccATTATAGGTACTATTTACACGTTTTGAGTATCAAAAGTAGTGTGATagtaggaattttttttataatggaGATTAAATGGGTTTGGTTTCATGTTACTAAAGGATGTTataattaatgaaaagaaaaaggaaaagctgaGAATCTAGAGAGTCTatcaaatgtcatttttaaaggaGGAAATTGAAGTCAGGAAAGA
This region includes:
- the LOC134374088 gene encoding proteasome maturation protein-like, which translates into the protein MNARGLGSQLKDSIPVTELSASGPFESHNLLQKGFSCMKNELLPSHPLELSEKNFQLNQDKMNFSTLRNIQGLSAPLKLQMEFKAGEQVQHLPFLSSSNLSLDILRGNDETIGFEDILNDPSQCELMGEPHLMVEYKLGLL